A region of Bacillus cabrialesii DNA encodes the following proteins:
- the glcK gene encoding glucose kinase GlcK produces MDEIWFAGIDLGGTTIKLAFINQYGEIQHKWEVPTDKTGDTITVTIAKTIDSKLDELQKPKHIIKYIGMGAPGPVDMAAGVVYETVNLGWKNYALKNHLETETGIPAVIENDANIAALGEMWKGAGDGAKDVILVTLGTGVGGGIIVNGEIVHGINGAGGEIGHICSIPEGGAPCNCGKTGCIETIASATGIVRIAKEKLANAKQTTCLQATEHLSARDVFEAAGQNDEIALEVVDYVAKHLGLVLGNLASSLNPSKIVLGGGVSRAGELLRSKVEKTFRKCAFPRAAEAADISIAALGNDAGVIGGAWIAKNEWLKQQNC; encoded by the coding sequence ATGGACGAGATATGGTTTGCGGGCATTGATCTTGGTGGAACGACGATTAAACTCGCTTTTATTAATCAATATGGTGAAATTCAGCATAAGTGGGAAGTGCCGACTGATAAAACCGGCGACACCATTACCGTTACAATCGCAAAAACAATCGACAGCAAGCTGGATGAGCTGCAAAAACCGAAGCATATCATCAAATACATCGGAATGGGCGCGCCAGGACCTGTAGATATGGCGGCTGGAGTCGTTTATGAAACGGTAAATCTGGGGTGGAAAAACTATGCTTTAAAGAACCATCTGGAGACAGAAACCGGCATTCCGGCTGTTATCGAAAACGACGCGAATATTGCTGCGCTCGGAGAAATGTGGAAGGGAGCGGGTGACGGCGCGAAAGACGTCATTCTTGTGACGCTTGGCACAGGAGTTGGCGGCGGCATTATCGTAAATGGTGAAATTGTGCATGGCATAAATGGCGCCGGCGGAGAAATCGGCCATATTTGCAGCATTCCTGAAGGCGGGGCGCCTTGCAACTGCGGCAAAACGGGCTGTATCGAAACGATTGCGTCGGCAACCGGAATTGTAAGAATTGCAAAAGAGAAACTAGCAAATGCTAAGCAGACGACATGTTTACAAGCAACTGAACACTTGTCAGCGCGGGATGTATTTGAAGCGGCGGGTCAAAATGACGAAATAGCCCTTGAAGTGGTTGATTATGTAGCCAAGCACCTTGGTTTGGTACTTGGGAATTTGGCAAGCTCGCTTAATCCGTCAAAAATCGTTCTTGGCGGCGGCGTTTCGAGAGCCGGAGAACTGCTGAGATCAAAAGTCGAGAAAACATTCCGCAAATGCGCGTTTCCGCGGGCAGCCGAAGCGGCTGATATTTCAATCGCAGCACTTGGAAATGATGCCGGCGTTATCGGAGGCGCTTGGATCGCTAAAAACGAGTGGCTGAAACAGCAAAATTGTTAA
- a CDS encoding LTA synthase family protein, translated as MRKTFFSKISFMLIAILLMWLKTYAVYKTSFHIKIDNLTQEFILFINPLSFLLLIFGFGLFLKGKNRNRYIIAMSCLVTFVLLANMVFYRFYNDFLTIPVLFQTSNMGDLGSSIGTLLEPTDLLLAVDIAVLIWLHIRQKAFQSDIPSTKNERAAYFLFVASVYFFNLGLSEAERPQLLTRSFDREMLVKNISLFNFHIYDGVLQSKQSAQRALADSNSLTEIENYVTANAKDANKSLFGAAKGRNVILVSLESTQSFVINEKVNGEEITPFLNDFIKQSYNFNNVYHQTGQGKTSDSEFIVDNSLYPLGRGAVFFTNAGNQYMAAPEILKNNGYYSAVLHANNKSFWNRDLMYDSFGYDSFFDINSYDVTDKNSVGWGLKDKEFFEQSSELMKNLPQPFYSRLITLTNHFPFDLDEEDQLIDEYDSSSQTLNKYFPTVRYQDEALKRFIEKLKEDGLYDNSIIVLYGDHYGISENHNESMGQFLGKEITPFEEVQLQKVPLVIHIPGITDKKPQTIEKVGGQIDIRPTLLNLLGIDTKDHIQFGNDLLSNEKLDFTVLRDGSFITDQVVYTDGACYDKDTGQPLKEAKQCEAFADKAKQELSLSDEIIYGDLLRFYDQKRLDHSSKRKEKQMLDEAS; from the coding sequence ATGCGAAAAACGTTTTTTTCGAAGATTTCATTTATGCTGATTGCCATTTTATTGATGTGGCTAAAAACGTATGCTGTTTACAAAACCAGTTTTCATATTAAAATCGACAATCTAACGCAGGAATTTATTCTGTTTATCAACCCATTGAGCTTTTTGCTGCTCATCTTTGGCTTCGGCCTGTTTTTAAAAGGCAAAAACAGAAATCGCTACATTATCGCGATGAGCTGTCTTGTTACGTTTGTATTGCTGGCTAATATGGTTTTTTACCGTTTTTACAATGATTTCTTAACGATCCCTGTTCTTTTTCAAACGAGCAATATGGGTGATCTCGGAAGCAGCATCGGAACACTTCTTGAGCCGACAGACCTCCTATTGGCTGTAGATATTGCGGTTTTAATATGGCTTCACATCCGGCAAAAAGCTTTTCAATCGGACATTCCCTCCACGAAAAATGAAAGGGCGGCATATTTTCTGTTTGTTGCTTCTGTTTATTTCTTCAATTTAGGCCTGTCCGAAGCGGAAAGACCTCAGCTATTGACACGCTCATTTGACAGGGAGATGCTTGTTAAAAACATCAGCCTGTTTAATTTTCATATTTACGACGGTGTTCTTCAGTCAAAGCAGTCCGCACAAAGGGCATTGGCTGACAGCAACAGCCTTACAGAAATTGAAAACTACGTAACCGCTAATGCGAAAGACGCCAACAAAAGCTTGTTCGGCGCTGCAAAAGGAAGAAACGTCATTCTCGTATCCTTAGAGTCGACGCAAAGCTTTGTGATCAATGAAAAGGTGAATGGAGAAGAGATCACGCCTTTTCTGAATGATTTTATTAAACAGAGCTATAACTTCAACAATGTTTACCACCAAACCGGCCAGGGGAAAACATCGGATTCTGAATTTATCGTGGACAATTCACTGTATCCGCTTGGACGAGGTGCCGTATTTTTTACAAACGCGGGCAACCAATACATGGCCGCACCTGAGATTTTGAAAAACAACGGTTATTATTCAGCGGTGCTTCATGCTAATAATAAAAGCTTTTGGAATCGTGACTTAATGTATGACTCATTTGGATATGATTCGTTTTTTGATATTAATTCATATGACGTAACCGACAAAAATTCAGTCGGCTGGGGGCTTAAGGATAAAGAATTTTTTGAGCAGTCTTCAGAGCTGATGAAAAATCTGCCTCAGCCGTTTTACTCGCGGCTGATTACACTGACGAACCACTTCCCGTTTGATCTTGATGAAGAGGATCAATTGATTGATGAATATGATTCAAGCAGCCAAACGCTAAATAAATATTTCCCGACAGTGCGCTATCAGGATGAGGCGCTGAAACGATTTATCGAAAAGCTGAAGGAAGACGGGTTATACGACAACTCTATCATCGTATTATACGGTGATCATTATGGGATATCGGAAAACCACAATGAATCGATGGGGCAGTTTTTAGGGAAAGAGATTACGCCATTTGAAGAAGTTCAGCTCCAGAAAGTGCCGCTTGTCATTCATATTCCCGGTATTACCGATAAAAAACCGCAAACCATTGAAAAAGTAGGCGGGCAGATTGATATCAGGCCGACGCTGTTGAACCTTTTAGGGATTGATACGAAAGATCACATTCAATTTGGTAACGATCTGCTTTCAAATGAAAAACTGGACTTTACGGTGCTCCGGGACGGGAGCTTTATCACAGATCAGGTTGTATACACAGACGGTGCTTGTTATGACAAAGATACCGGACAGCCGCTAAAAGAGGCAAAACAATGTGAAGCATTTGCTGATAAAGCGAAACAGGAGCTATCACTTTCTGATGAAATCATTTATGGAGATTTGTTACGCTTTTATGATCAGAAAAGGCTGGATCATTCGTCAAAACGAAAAGAAAAACAAATGCTTGATGAGGCATCGTAA
- the yqgP gene encoding rhomboid protease YqgP yields the protein MYLLDYTYWKIAAHLVNSGYDVIQAVESDEIWLEAPDKSSHDLVRLYKHDIDFRQEMVRDIEEQAERVERIRTSLGKRQLKLLNVFFSADAPVDDWEEIAEKPFEKGPVSVEPAIVRGTMLRADLQAVFPSFRAEECTEDRDSFEDAQMARERFLSLVLRQEEQRKKEAAVFQNGKPIFTYVFIALQVLMFFLLERNGGSTNTETLVAFGAKENSLIAAGEWWRLLTPIVLHIGIAHLAFNTLALWSVGTAVERMYGSGRFLLIYLAAGMTGSIASFVFSPYPSAGASGAIFGCLGALLYVALSNRKMFLKTIGTNIIVIIIINLGFGFAVSNIDNSGHIGGLIGGFFTAAALGLPKAGALGKRVLSAVLLIALAAGFLYYGLHSPSHQESALIQQANKLYQEGKYEEVTELLNGEAEQKNASAELLKILAVSDIQIGEYEQAASLLERAVKKEPKDHASYYYLALLYTEKNELGQAEKAIKSALKLKPKEQSYKELQQQIENNKES from the coding sequence ATGTATTTACTGGACTATACATATTGGAAAATTGCAGCGCACCTAGTGAATAGCGGGTATGACGTCATACAAGCAGTTGAGTCAGATGAAATATGGCTGGAAGCACCTGACAAGTCTTCTCATGACCTGGTTCGCCTTTATAAACACGATATTGATTTTCGGCAAGAAATGGTAAGAGACATAGAAGAGCAGGCTGAACGAGTAGAACGAATCAGAACGTCGCTGGGCAAACGTCAGCTGAAGCTGCTGAATGTATTTTTTTCAGCTGATGCCCCTGTAGATGACTGGGAAGAGATCGCCGAAAAGCCTTTTGAGAAGGGACCTGTGTCAGTTGAACCGGCGATCGTGAGGGGAACGATGCTCCGTGCTGACCTTCAAGCTGTATTCCCATCATTTCGTGCAGAAGAATGTACAGAAGACCGCGATTCGTTTGAAGACGCGCAAATGGCGAGAGAACGCTTCCTTTCGCTCGTGCTGAGACAAGAAGAACAGAGAAAAAAAGAAGCGGCTGTTTTTCAAAACGGAAAACCGATCTTTACATATGTATTCATCGCGCTTCAGGTCTTAATGTTTTTCTTGCTTGAACGAAACGGGGGCAGCACAAATACGGAGACGCTGGTCGCCTTTGGAGCAAAAGAAAACAGCCTCATTGCAGCAGGAGAATGGTGGCGGCTTCTGACTCCGATTGTGCTTCACATCGGCATTGCGCATTTGGCGTTTAACACGCTGGCTTTATGGTCGGTCGGTACGGCGGTTGAGCGGATGTACGGATCGGGCAGATTTCTGCTGATTTATTTGGCGGCTGGCATGACGGGTTCGATCGCAAGCTTTGTGTTCAGCCCATATCCTTCTGCAGGCGCTTCAGGAGCCATATTCGGATGTCTAGGCGCATTGCTTTATGTAGCTTTGTCAAACCGGAAAATGTTCTTAAAAACCATTGGAACCAATATTATTGTCATTATTATCATTAATCTGGGCTTTGGTTTTGCAGTGTCGAATATTGATAATTCGGGACATATCGGCGGCTTAATTGGCGGCTTTTTCACAGCTGCCGCATTGGGACTGCCTAAAGCCGGAGCCTTAGGAAAAAGAGTGTTGTCAGCGGTTTTGCTGATTGCTTTGGCGGCTGGATTTTTATATTACGGATTGCATTCGCCTTCCCATCAGGAGTCAGCGCTGATTCAGCAGGCAAACAAGCTGTATCAAGAAGGAAAGTATGAAGAAGTAACGGAATTGCTGAACGGAGAAGCAGAGCAAAAAAATGCCTCAGCCGAGCTTTTGAAAATCCTGGCTGTTTCTGACATTCAAATCGGCGAATATGAACAGGCGGCTTCCCTTTTGGAAAGAGCGGTGAAAAAAGAACCTAAAGACCATGCCTCATATTACTATTTAGCCTTGCTGTATACCGAAAAAAATGAGCTTGGTCAAGCAGAAAAGGCCATCAAGTCGGCTCTAAAACTGAAGCCGAAGGAGCAGAGCTACAAAGAGCTCCAGCAGCAAATTGAAAACAATAAAGAATCATAA
- the rpmG gene encoding 50S ribosomal protein L33, giving the protein MRVNITLACTECGERNYISKKNKRNNPDRVEFKKYCPRDKKSTLHRETK; this is encoded by the coding sequence ATGCGCGTTAATATTACTTTGGCTTGCACTGAATGTGGTGAGCGTAACTATATTTCTAAAAAGAACAAACGCAACAATCCAGACCGCGTTGAATTTAAAAAATATTGCCCACGTGATAAAAAATCTACGTTACACCGTGAAACAAAATAA
- a CDS encoding 5-formyltetrahydrofolate cyclo-ligase — MKSQLRKKTMEALSAVSSEELLQKTARMYRHLFSLPEWQNARTIAVTISRGLEIPTRPVIEQAWEEGKQVCIPKCDPKTKNMQFRTYQTAEQLETVYAGLLEPMIEKTKEVKPSQIDLMIVPGVCFDTDGFRIGFGGGYYDRYLSDYKGKTASLLLECQLFAHVPRQPHDIPVHKLITEDRIMSCFS; from the coding sequence ATGAAATCACAATTAAGAAAAAAGACAATGGAAGCACTATCAGCTGTATCAAGTGAAGAACTTCTTCAAAAAACAGCACGGATGTATAGGCATTTGTTTTCTCTGCCAGAGTGGCAAAATGCCAGGACCATTGCTGTCACCATCTCCAGAGGACTGGAAATACCGACGCGTCCCGTCATTGAACAGGCATGGGAAGAAGGGAAACAAGTTTGCATTCCAAAATGCGACCCGAAAACGAAGAACATGCAATTTCGCACATATCAGACGGCTGAACAGCTAGAAACTGTATACGCTGGACTTCTTGAGCCGATGATTGAAAAAACAAAAGAAGTGAAACCATCACAAATTGACTTGATGATCGTTCCGGGTGTTTGCTTTGATACTGACGGGTTTAGGATCGGCTTTGGCGGCGGATATTATGACCGTTATTTAAGCGATTATAAAGGGAAGACAGCCTCATTGCTTTTGGAGTGCCAGCTATTTGCACACGTTCCCCGTCAGCCGCATGACATCCCGGTACATAAGCTGATAACAGAGGATCGAATCATGTCTTGTTTTTCATAA